The following coding sequences are from one Azospirillum sp. TSH100 window:
- a CDS encoding transporter substrate-binding domain-containing protein — protein sequence MVSRREFAGLVGIAAAGTATVGAGALALSTPALAQQPAAGSTFDRVRSTKKLRVAGIVGTEPYYHKDIATGEWSGFCMSMARDLAKSLEAELEISETTWGNAVLDLQANKIDIMFGLSPTPSRALVVEFTRPIMQNTFTIITKKGLEPKTWEELNKPDIRVAVDIGSTHDLFARRVLPKATLVALKTPDEATLAVQTGRADLVIQVAMLSLVTVKKNPNVGKIVIPGPAIRQPTCAGVRAEDSARFRTFVDNWLEYNRSSGVVTDWITSSLELVGVRKEDIPPELQF from the coding sequence ATGGTCAGCAGACGGGAGTTCGCCGGACTTGTCGGTATTGCCGCCGCCGGAACGGCCACAGTGGGTGCGGGCGCACTGGCGCTTTCCACGCCGGCCCTGGCCCAGCAGCCGGCCGCCGGATCCACCTTCGACCGGGTTCGCAGCACGAAGAAGCTGCGCGTCGCCGGCATTGTCGGGACCGAACCCTACTACCACAAGGACATCGCCACCGGCGAATGGTCCGGCTTCTGCATGAGCATGGCGCGCGATCTGGCCAAGTCGCTGGAGGCGGAGCTGGAGATCAGCGAGACCACCTGGGGCAACGCCGTCCTCGACCTGCAGGCCAACAAGATCGACATCATGTTCGGCCTCAGCCCCACGCCGTCGCGGGCGCTGGTGGTGGAGTTCACGCGGCCGATCATGCAGAACACCTTCACCATCATCACCAAGAAGGGGCTGGAACCGAAGACGTGGGAAGAGCTGAACAAGCCGGACATCCGCGTCGCGGTGGACATCGGCTCCACCCATGACCTGTTCGCCCGCCGCGTTCTGCCGAAGGCGACGCTGGTCGCCCTGAAGACCCCGGACGAGGCCACGCTGGCCGTCCAGACCGGCCGCGCCGATCTGGTCATCCAGGTCGCCATGCTGTCGCTGGTGACGGTCAAGAAGAACCCGAATGTCGGGAAGATCGTCATCCCCGGTCCGGCCATCCGCCAGCCGACCTGCGCCGGCGTGCGGGCCGAGGACAGCGCGCGTTTCCGCACCTTCGTGGACAATTGGCTGGAATACAACCGCTCCTCCGGCGTGGTCACCGACTGGATCACGTCCAGTCTCGAACTGGTCGGGGTGCGCAAGGAAGACATTCCGCCCGAACTCCAGTTCTGA